The nucleotide sequence TagatcatgtttttattatcatcatcattacagaGTCCTTTGTCACTTGTTGAAGTTTCTTTATAGTTTTGATAAAGGTTTTAACATTTCCTCAGGCAGGGAAATGCACCTCAGTCTGTTTGGTTTTGTCCTGTCAGCTGATGGGTTAAGGGAAATTGGGTCACAGAGAGCCACTGTCTGGAAGCACCTCCTACTTTCCATACTCGtgttctccctccctccttcacctcctccttcccGCGTGCTTCTGTAGCTCTGTTATTTTGCTCCCTGCACATGGGCACTGGTCCtaggtttatttttatatcattagTTGTTGGACATTTTCCTGATTATTCAGCTTTAAAGACGGCGTGTCTGGCTTGTTGGTTTGTTGCTTTTGGGttgtacacacacagtttttcagcAGAGCATACTCCGGGAATCCACTGATTGTTGTTGCAAGCTGAATTAAATAGATTTATTAACAAATTAATGAGACAAAATCACTGAACCATTACTCGGTGAattaagctaaatgctaaattGTCTCATATAACTTTTCAATTTGAGGAAGCTGTTGcagttttgtacattttggctttgtaaatcattacatttttagaaTGATTGTACTGAATGTCATCTAATTCAGTGGCTATATTGCTTACAGTATCAGTATGAGccctggggaaaaaaaaccctctctttTGCAAAATAcaaagttcagtttttgttgacacagTCAGAGCCGTTGATGCAACTATATGGTCATTTTGAGGCTTTGAGTTGTGGTGATTTCTAATGATTTGTCTTCCtcttactttatatacagtgcaTAAGAGGAACACGTCTCAATACACTGCAGTCTAATACGAAAGCTCCAAAGAAGTCCTAAAACATTAGGACAAAGCAGATTCAACACCTCTGACAACAAAGACAGGTTTTATTGTGTGGCTGTCGTATTGGATTATTACATTACACTGTACATGTGAACTTAAACTGGTAACAAGGAGAACCGTCTACTGGTGGCAGCTCACAGTATCATGGAGTCACTGAGTTCTTAATATTACAAACTCGAGGACTCAAAGAGATAATTTACCATCGTCTGCTTTCTCCTTTCAGACGTTAAAGCGTAAAGAGAAGGAGTACGAGCATGACATGGAGCGACTGGCCAGAGAGAAGATCGCCACGCAGCAGCGATTAGCAGAGCTGAAAAACGAGCTGAGCCAGTGGATGGATGTGATCGAGATCGACCGCGTCCTCCGACAGACAGTACAGCCTGAAGAGGACCAGGCCTCCACCTCCACTGCTTCGGGTAGGCTCTCAGGCAGGGTTAGAGTTACTGCTGGAGGCCTTCAGGGCTTGTCCAGCCTTTGTAGTCGACCACTTCTTTATAAATaccaaatgtatatttaaagtaGTAAATCACTGACTGTATTGTGTGTCTGCTGCATTTTATTGagattattttcatcttttggTGTTGCAGAAGGTGAAGACATCATGGACGATGACCTAGATGAAGAGACGACACCGAGAGCGCCGACTGCCTTACCCACCGTGCCTCAAACCATGAAACCTGAGCTGCACAAGACTGTAACACCCATTCAGCCCCCAACCCTGACACCCACCACCACTACCTCCTTCATCACCCAACACATCTCCATCCAGCACAAAGCCCCCCTGCTCCAGCCTCAGCCCCAGCCACTGCCATTGACTTCTCCACAGCCAGCGCTCAAGCCTGCAGTCCCATCCACACCCACGACATCCAACACTCCCACCACTCCCAGTCAGGCCTTTATCTCCAACCACACACAGGTGGTGACCACATCTAGCCTACACCCAACAGTTATTGCCCACGCTTCAGTATCACATCCGTCAGTCATCCAGGCTGTCAATCACGTCATCCAGGGTGGGGGTCCCAAACATATTGCCCACCTGGCTCCCTCCACCACCACTAGCAGCTCTGTTCAGTTAGCCCCCAGCCACCAGCCCATCAGCCACATCACGGTGCACCCAGTGGCTCACCTGGGCCAGCATCTACCTACCCTCTACCCCCAACCGGTGGCTGTCACACAGTCAGCCGTTGTCGGTCACATCGCCCACACCCTCAACCACACCCACGCCCAGGTGAACGGCACTGTGGGGAGCCAGCCGAATGCCACCATTGTTGGCAAACAGACAACAATGGTGGCTCACCACCCGCAGCTGGTGGGTCAGACTGTGCTCAACCCTGTGACAATGGTGGCCATGCCTTCCTTCCCCATCAGCACTCTGAAGCTGGCCTGAATGCTGCCACCAGGACCACCAGGCTGCAGACGGAGACACCCCTCTTCAAGGGGGACAGAGCCACAAGCCTCACACCAGGCCATCGAAAAGCACACAGTGAGGGCTGCTGGACACCTCAGTGATCCACATGTGAGTTTCTTTTTCAGAAGCGTCACAGCTGTTTGAAAGGCAACTGGGACCATTCCCACAACAATCTGCAAACCTCTTTCAATGCTAGTCTACCACCTGAGATCTCGATCCTGAGACTAGTATCTGACAGGCTGCACACGGTTTGTGATcatgttgagtgtgtgtgtgtggaagagcAAAGTGAGCAGATGTGCAGTTTTAGACCCTCACTGGCCATCCATTATTACATAGTGGAATCATTTTTATGGAAACAGCTTCATACAGGAAAGTGTTACTGACAGCTGTGGCAGTGCTGATGTCGGTACTGGTTGGTGGCTCGACAACCCTTTATCACTGTGACTGCTGTAGTTGAACCAGTAGTAGATCTAGAGGCTTCATCGTTTTTTTGGGGAGGTGTAACAGAGTAGCATCAGAGCACTCAACCCGCCATAACCATCACATTGAGAATGTGATTTTTCTGGGAGCTCCTCCTCTCCAGCAGAGGCACATGCTGCAGGGTTTTAGCGAAATCATGGACTGAACGCGACCTCCTGCACAATCCTCAGTGGCATGCGTACAACAATAGCTCCCCctgctgtctgtttgtgtcCACTGTAACATTAATATCCCAATGAACATGAAAAAACCCTCCAGTAAAGTAATTATCATGACATTTAAACAACGGCCactcaaagaaataaaagaacacAGTTTTGTCAGggtttgacattttggtttAGCATCACAGGACAATCAAAGTTACTTATCTGTAGTTTTTGTCCTTCAAATATACTGACGACTGTACACTGAACACAAGTAGGATGAGTTAGTGTTTTAATGATAAAGTTACGTTTGTGTCACCGCTGCTAATATATTCTAATATATTTTTGCCAAACAGAATCTGTTTCATCTTTTACCCAATAATTGTAAAACACCACAAGTATCtccacagaaagacagacagagagacggaCAGAGAGAGGCATGTCGAAATACTAAACAGGACATAAAAACACGTCGGTCTGATTGTACAAGGTGAAGGAGTGTTTAGAGATTGTGAATGTGAATACGTAATAGGTCCATAAAATATAGTGGTGTGTTTATATGCTGTCATGTAGGGCAAATGGTTGTaggatgtgtgtttgcatgctgtgGATGCATGCCGTGACCGTTGATTTACTGATTTATGTTGAAAGTGAGGACTCACGGTTGTCCTATTAACGCTGTAGGCCGACAGACTTCGACATGTTGCAGTAGGAATGTAAGGTTGTTTGGCAGAGTTGAAGCTCCATCATCTGTAACTTTGGGGTGAGAttggtttaaaatgtttcaacagcTGGAACAAAACCaatcaatgattttttttgttgttgttttttttccaagacTATCCCTTTCCAATTCTAGCACTGTGAAAAATTAATTTCTATTAGTCTCAAAGAGCGGCAGACCTGCAGTTAAGCATAGCAACCTGCTGTGCTCTCCTGATATAATTTGAATGTACCGATCTGTGAAAGGATGTGGAGTAGCACGCTCATCAGAACTTAAGCcccgtttttgtttttttgttgttgtttttaagaaaaatgcGATTACTTTATTAAAGTATCATGTGCATGTAAAGTGTaacatttaaaactgatttttgtattttaagatTTGCTGTTGCTTGTTTCATCTGGAGAATAACTTCTTCTGTTCAGTGTAAATTTTTATAAtctagctttttttttctccttttcttttatttgggGACCATGTACATTGATGTATATCAGGGGGTGACGCCTATGCAGACTCTTCCCACATTGATATCACATTCGGCCACTTTGGAAAGTATTCACCCCTTgattcttttgtatttttgttctgGTGCAATATGATTACAGCGAAGACTGAAAGGATTTTTTTCCAAATGTCATTAAGTGCAAAAACtgttctgtcactttttttttccagattttgAGATTATTTGCAAATGATTATGAACTAATTTGAAACAgtacatcatttttaaaatcatattgtaacaaaacaaaatgtgtaaaagctgACAGGGATTCAGATACTTGACGAAGCAACAGTATACTTGTGTGTTTTCCCTATGGAGAAAGTTTAAGTTGTATATAGCCTGTAAATGTTGGGCTGCATTTAGATCTAACTGTATTATGTAAAAAAGCAGCggagaaatatgtaaaattttaaaaaacgtattaaaaaaagatacttAATAAACTGTATTATGTTTACAAATGTCTGGAGCcacagtttgtattttttttatatcatacTGCAACATTGGAAATACTCTTTCCTCATGATTCCTCATCTGtgatttttaacatattttacagtttccagtttattattattatttacacctaCTACTGATAgagaggtgtttctaatattttgtccacctgaTGGACATCAATGATGACAGAGTAAATATTAGAAACCCTAAAATGGCCATGTAGTGATCAACACCATGtctaaaataatttaatgaaaaattCACATTATTGAATGtagaatgtatttattgttgtatttagAAGAGTATTAAAAAATGGCCATTgactactctctctctctctctatatatatatatatttatcagttatatatctatatataaagtcATATATCTCTATACAACAGGTGACAAGTGTTTTTCAGTCACCGTTTATTGGAGCGCCAATGTACAGACGCAGAGAGAACAGCCCAgtatgttttttaatatgttttgtttgtttatttctattaattCTCTCAAGAAtaaaattgatttataaaacagttTCAGGGTTGTGCCTGGGGGAAGAGGTCATAATTCCCACCAGTCAATGAGGgctttggtaaaaaaaaattacttgtaaacatgaacacacatgagACTAACTGAGAGTTTCATTAGTGGTTGAAACAAATTacacaacactgacaaacaTCTGTTCTGGTCAGATACTTTTAAGATGTTACAATGTTTGGATTCATATGAGCATTGTTTTCTACTGTGAATTTATGAAGTGAGTGATGGAAACGATTTGACGTAATCTACATAGCAGACCCTCTGGCTCGAAAGCTATTTTGGTCTCACTTTGGGGGGAAAGTCCAAGCTACCAACTTCACGATTTCAAAAACCCAGTTTTTGGAAACGTAATGCTCCAGAGAATGGCCCCGACAACTCACCAGACTTGTAGCACACCCCTCGGCCCCAGTGACTGCAGCAGGGGTCCTTTCCGCATCTCCCCTGATGTGTGAAAGCCACTGGGGGTTAGAATGGGGTGGGTTGGCGTGTTTTCGGCTGGCCACCCGCCTACCCCAAGGCCCGGTGGCTGCAGCAGGGTTCTTCTCTCTCCCAAGGCGCAGGTTGGGCAGGCGTTCTCCGTGCCAACCTGTGACTGAGAGCTACCTGATTGATTCCTGAGAGTAACAAAATTGGCCGGACTCTAGTTATGGTGCATGTGCTTATCAGATTGATAACATATATGGGGTGCCCCTCACCATGCTCCAAGGCCTTGGCGGGTGggtcatcatcattatcatccatccatcatcatcattttcccTTCTCCCCAGCCAcactcatcagctcctcctgggtgATCCCAAGGCGTTCTCAGGCCAGGAGCgatatataatccctccagCGTCTGCCCCGGGGTCTCATCCCAGTCGGCGTGCCCAGAACACCTCTACAGGGAGgcgtccaggaggcatcctCCTCACCAGgcgcccaaaccacctcagcagGCGCTTTTCGATGCAAAGGAGCACCGTctctactcctagcctccccCGATGTCTGAGCTCCTGACCCTATCTCCAAGTCTGAGCCCAGACACTACAACTCATTAGTTTAAATTTGATTAAGGCTTAAAATTCTTCATAGCTAATTAAGGACTTGTCTGCTTTGCGTGACAGGTGGTTTGtccagacatcccaactctcccagaagtaccgggagtctcccgcatattgatagcgtctccatgacgcccgcaaatgagacgtattctcccggaatctggagtgaacgagaaagagtttttttgtgattgttgcGGGCAAAAATCCTTGATTATGCGGCacgttttcttaaaaatatgcAATGGAATATGCGGGATATTTATGCAATTTTATGCGATGAAATTGCGGGAACTTGCAAAAATTGCGGGAACTTGCAAAAATTGCGGGAAATTGCAAAAACTGCGGTttgatgaaaaagagaaaaaacagtgaTTACCCTGTTCTCACTAGGCTACTACCTTAATGTAAAGAGTCATTTCTAATTACTTCCTATCATAAGCAAGCATACTAAATCACAGAAAGTGCTGGGAATATTTaagttcttgttttatttcagacttTAATAAACACATGGCTCAAACTTACAAAACATTGATGAGTCAAATAAATTCTGTAGCTTTACAAAAGGAATATgctacaacaaaaaaataaaatgtgtgtttcctgttttacagAGGTAGCTATACAAAACAGACATCTTCTGTTAAAGGTAgggtatgttatgttgttcGAAGCattttttgttatactgggtgaaatggtccttctattatcataggtatcaatacattatcactttagaaaaaggaacggaaaaaatcagacctctgtgacagccacaggactgataaaactccgaccaatccatgctcttcgcaccgaaaagcaaaaaccaatcaggtgccttcatgtctaaTTCTGCATCtgccccctctctccctgcctacttcgcACGTGCAGTCTTCGCTGTTGccggaaaaaaaacagcatactTCTCTGCAGAACTACAGAGTTGGTGGGGCGTGGCTTGgagggactcactgacgggagggggagcagcggggtggaaccaggcggggagttccggtcctctgaaatgatgcgaacgcggaagtaacttaaaactgcattctatcaaaaggccacccagggggcgaccgttttggtgtcaaaaggacttccgtctctatacaagtcaatggagaattcaccaacttctcacttgatttctaacctcagtaaatgttttcaaaatgtgtttatggtctcaatcgctagtttaaagccttcttcaatgcagtatgatggggttttttttaaattttggcctccctgattttatatttgacgataaagtagggtatgcattagggcgtggctacgtcgtgattgacaggttgattgacaggttcaggagggcagaCATATAGTCTATGTCTATTGCCTGTGTGGAAATAGATACCTGTGAACTTGTCTCACGACGACATTTTTCTGAGTTCTGAGTTTTGTGTAACATTTCAGTCGCCTAAAAATGACCTGTTTGGCTTGTTTTTGACAATGAAATGAACAAGAATTGCAAAAAATAACCTTACTGAAGTAATGTTACTTGGTGTGTACCTACTGCTCTTAACACTATATGATAACAGTTAAAAACACCCAATTATAACGTTAGTTCAATAAGCTATTTTCCACCTGCTCGTGTGCTAACGTTAGCTCTTGAACTACTGTAACAGCACATCAATACAGGCAACAgttaacattagcatttaacATTAGCTTCAACGTTACATTACACAAGTAACTAACGTTACTCCTCTCATAATATTTGCTGATTGTATACATGTATGCAATTAGCTATGTCACGTTACTAAGCTACTTTAACACTTGGCTGTAAAGTTTACCTCGAATTGTGGGAGCTAACTTGGTTTTCCCTCTATCCGGTCAGGTTGTCAGGTTGCCAGTGTTTGGGTAGCGGTGTGCACAATGCCCTcgagatccagccctcgcaacctccctcGCTCACGCCCATGGCTACGCCtcatgcccatataagtagaatccgtgttttttttttacccggcatgcaaaTTTTCgggatggcgctgcccagatccgaaactattcgcttccaagcagcagtccacaaaccaatgggtgacgtcatggatgttacgtccattttatatacagtctatgggtggAACTCAAAGGCTAAGTTATGCTTCTGCGCCGTGGGAGGCAgggggaggcaggaggaggtgatattttcaaatcttgctagctctcttgctagctttacaACACTACATACCCTAGCTTTAAAGTAAGTGCTTCCAAATTGCACAAAGTGCAATCTCTTACTGTAACGTAAATTTACATACTACTAATATAGTTATAATATAGTTGCATCAACTCCTGAATGAAACTACAACAGTCCactatgaaaatgaaaacctgtgGTCCAACACAGAGTGCAAAATAATTTGCCCCCACTGTCATGTAATACACCGGGAAACATGGTGCATGGTCTTTTGCGCTTATTTTTGTTGGCAAATGAGACTGATTCATCACAGGGTTTGGGGCTTTTCGATGATGTTCACGTCGCGTAATTACGTCACTTCATAACGTTCCCATGGCAACAGGGGGAAATGGCTGCTCTTGTGTGAAGTAAACgcaacatttttcaactttctGCTAAGATATATGTGACAACGAAAATGCGGGGATTATGAAATCATGCAAGCCCCGAATATTTTGCGCGGAAATCAGCGATTTATGAGGCGAAAGTGCGGCGTCTTTGAAAAAATGTGGCCCCGCATAAAAATGCGGACTTTGGCTGATTATGCATTGAATTATGCGATCGTATAATCACGTTTTTCTGGAGGGACtgataaatgcagcgcgtgtgagagcaaagggTCCTTATAACTCTGTGTTGCCGTTTATTAGACCGATCGCATGCCCCCGCCCCCGGACAGACACCTAGTGTCGGGTTAGCCTTCAAGCAAGGCGCCTCAGTTGTTAAACCAGCATGCACCAAAGTCAAAATGTTACAGAAGTGTTTTGAATTCATGGTGATAATACTTCTGAACAAAAAAGCATCTGAGTGAGGTTGGAAAATGATGGTCCACCGCTTTAATTAGCTAAGGTTATGCACTTGTGAGGTTAATTTTGTCATAGAGGCAATCTGACATTGTCTACCTAACATTATGTTAAAAGTGGTGAACTGTGTGATATTATAATAAGGTTTGTGTAACTTCAAACATTTCAGCATTGTTTTAGAAATAACTTTAACCTGGATGTTGTAGTATATTATAGGCTTGCCTTGAGCTGGTTATTTAAGATATGTtacattttacttaaaatgtGACAGCCAACATATATGCAAAcgtaattattttaattactattattagggcccgagtgGCGActgccctattgaaattgtaatgtttatttttattattattagggcccgagcggcgactgcaagtcgcctggcgaaagccctactgaaattgtaatgtttattagggcccaagcggCGACTgtaagtcgcctggcgaaagccctattgaaattgtaatgtttattattattagggcccgagcggcgactgcaagtcgcctggcgaaagccctattgaaattgtaatgtttattattattagggcccgagcggcgactgcaagtcgcctggcgaaagccctattgaaattgtaatgtttattattattattattagggcccgagcggcgactgcaagtcgcctggcgaaagccctattgaaatttgttcatgccccaacgtgcaagtgaccccaaagtgcaggtgaccccaaagtaatcaagtaatcaagtaatcatgtggtatggaagacccccagggaaaaatgctatattgaaattgtaatgtttattattattattattattattattattattattattattccgacatttcgtgccccaatttcgcccctttcccaaatgcgaaaatgcttatacttttgcacggacatcccacatacttcatccaatcaacttcaaacttgctggagttgatgatggctccgccctgaacgtcccaatatattaactt is from Scomber scombrus chromosome 5, fScoSco1.1, whole genome shotgun sequence and encodes:
- the mnta gene encoding max-binding protein MNT isoform X2, producing MSIETLLEAAKFLELQAQQQQKAREDELKEKEQVRLEHVAEQRRSEVNYNSTIHINNVSKAEEFRTESRLAPIPPSLPPPSMPITIIPIPVVTPNPTGSPALPVATLSPPAAPPLASPRRDPYSPQEQSAAALPRSPQPKPDHPTSVLTVNHKQPIQNHHHHPQFIPQTGNTKLQPQTHQQLIQRYPGSIVSPPQQHALLPQSGPLLQQAPLQNGPVSRGSPPDDGRQLDKKRPGGRAHLKECFETLKKNIPNIDEKKTSNLSVLRSALRYIQTLKRKEKEYEHDMERLAREKIATQQRLAELKNELSQWMDVIEIDRVLRQTVQPEEDQASTSTASEGEDIMDDDLDEETTPRAPTALPTVPQTMKPELHKTVTPIQPPTLTPTTTTSFITQHISIQHKAPLLQPQPQPLPLTSPQPALKPAVPSTPTTSNTPTTPSQAFISNHTQVVTTSSLHPTVIAHASVSHPSVIQAVNHVIQGGGPKHIAHLAPSTTTSSSVQLAPSHQPISHITVHPVAHLGQHLPTLYPQPVAVTQSAVVGHIAHTLNHTHAQVNGTVGSQPNATIVGKQTTMVAHHPQLVGQTVLNPVTMVAMPSFPISTLKLA
- the mnta gene encoding max-binding protein MNT isoform X1, yielding MSIETLLEAAKFLELQAQQQQKAREDELKEKEQVRLEHVAEQRRSEVNYNSTIHINNVSKAEEFRTESRLAPIPPSLPPPSMPITIIPIPVVTPNPTGSPALPVATLSPPAAPPLASPRRDPYSPQEQSAAALPRSPQPKPDHPTSVLTVNHKQPIQNHHHHPQFIPQTGNTKLQPQTHQQLIQRYPGSIVSPPQQHALLPQSGPLLQQAPLQNGPVSRGSPPDDGRQLDKKRPGGAGTREVHNKLEKNRRAHLKECFETLKKNIPNIDEKKTSNLSVLRSALRYIQTLKRKEKEYEHDMERLAREKIATQQRLAELKNELSQWMDVIEIDRVLRQTVQPEEDQASTSTASEGEDIMDDDLDEETTPRAPTALPTVPQTMKPELHKTVTPIQPPTLTPTTTTSFITQHISIQHKAPLLQPQPQPLPLTSPQPALKPAVPSTPTTSNTPTTPSQAFISNHTQVVTTSSLHPTVIAHASVSHPSVIQAVNHVIQGGGPKHIAHLAPSTTTSSSVQLAPSHQPISHITVHPVAHLGQHLPTLYPQPVAVTQSAVVGHIAHTLNHTHAQVNGTVGSQPNATIVGKQTTMVAHHPQLVGQTVLNPVTMVAMPSFPISTLKLA